The Sulfurimonas sp. genome includes the window TTATAACCTACCCACTTATCTCTATTTATTATTCTTGCATCAAAAATATTATCTTGAAAAGAAGCTGTTTGTGTTGTTAATAATTTTAGTTTATCAAGTTTTATATCATATTCTTGTTTTATTTTTTTTAAATGCTCTTGCATTTTTATAAACTGCTTATATTGTTTAATGAATGAAGAAGGCATTTTAACACCACTTTTTTTATAATGCAATAGTCGTTTTTTAACATCATTATGCGTAGCTAAATTTCCTTTTATAATTTTTGTATATTTTTTTATCTCTAAGTTTATATTATTTACATCCTTTTGTAATTTTTCAATTTTTTCATGATTTTCACCTAGGTCAACTTGTGTAGATTTTTTAAGTACAGGGTCAATGGTAAAAGTATTTTCACTTCCTTGTAACTTCTTAATCTCTATAAACCTTGAAGCAGTAGCTTCGACATGGGAAGTACATAACTCTATAACTATTTCTTTAGCTCTTATATTTCCACCAACAGCTTTAGAAATTTCTACTATATCTCCATCAACTTCTCCATGTTCAAGCCTTGAAATATTAATATTTCTTCCATACGCTACACCCCTGTGGACATTTATCTGTAATTTATCTGCTTTAATAACAGAATCTTTGTGAGTTTGCCCTGATACTGTTGCTTTTAATGCCACTACTTTAGCGTAAGCACCAATATTACCGTCTATGTCTATTTCAGATACTTCAACTTCCATTCCAGAACCAATAGCATCTTTTTGAGCATCTGGTTCTTTTACATTTAAATTTATACCTGAATCTACTCCAGCAGTTATATTACCAGTTGTTTTAAAACTTATTTCTCCTATATCAACTTCTGACTTTATTGTATAGTTTGTTCCCTCTAAGACAATATAACCATTTTCACAAGCACAATATTCTATGCAATCTTCACTATCAATGATTTTAATCGTATCATCTGTACTAAATGTAGGAATATTAGCCTCAATCGGTTCTTTAGGCTCCATAAATTCACCACGACAGTTTCTACCAGCTTTTCCTTCCTTAGGTTTTATATACTCTATAAGAAGTTCATCTTTATAAACATTTTGTATAAAATCTCTACTTGAATAATCGACCTTAGAGCTTTCAGTAATCTCTTCTTTTTTATCATAATGCAAAATAATTTCATCATCGGTAGTTAAAGTTGGCTCATAAGCCTTCGCTATAAGATATGTCTGATTTTTGTCATAAATAACTTCTTCTTCAACTCTAACATGTGCTACAATTTTTGATATAACATCATCTAGCATTTCATCAAAAATATTTATGAGTATATTTGCACGAACTTTACTTTTATTTATAAGAATGGCAAGTTCTTTTTCAAACCTTGGATTATAACTAACACTAGAACCAGCTTTAATACTCAGATAAACTTTACATTTTGTAGCATTTGCACCAATAGCTAAACTAAAATCAACATAATTATCATTTTGTACTTTTGAAAATATTTCTATCTCATACATCTGTTTAATTTGAAAATCTTTATTTAAAAAAGAACCTTTATCTTCTAATTCAGTAAGGTCTTCACTAGATATTTCGTCCCAATCTACCTCTGCCGATTCATTACTCATGCGAGTATATGTTTGAACTTCCAATATATTAAAATCAATTTTATTGACATTAACTTTGTAAAATTTAGCTACATCGATTAACTCCTTGGCAACATTTTGCGTGCGCACAATAGTTGGACGAATTTTTTTTGATGATTTTTTACTCTCTTTACCTGAACCAAATAATGCCATATATTCCTACAATATTTAAATTTTAAAAACTAAACCCTCTATTTTAATCAAATCTTTGTTAAACTTTCGTAAAACGAATAAAGAAGCCGAAAGAAGCCCATGTTTAAAGCTATATTTACCAACAGTTTTGGAATTTTATTTTCAAGAATTTTAGGATTTTTCAGAGATTTACTAACAGCATCTATCCTTGGTGCAAATATATATAGTGATATTTTCTTCATTGCTTTTAAACTACCAAATCTTTTTCGTAGAATCTTTGCAGAAGGTGCTTTTAC containing:
- a CDS encoding flagellar assembly protein A, producing the protein MALFGSGKESKKSSKKIRPTIVRTQNVAKELIDVAKFYKVNVNKIDFNILEVQTYTRMSNESAEVDWDEISSEDLTELEDKGSFLNKDFQIKQMYEIEIFSKVQNDNYVDFSLAIGANATKCKVYLSIKAGSSVSYNPRFEKELAILINKSKVRANILINIFDEMLDDVISKIVAHVRVEEEVIYDKNQTYLIAKAYEPTLTTDDEIILHYDKKEEITESSKVDYSSRDFIQNVYKDELLIEYIKPKEGKAGRNCRGEFMEPKEPIEANIPTFSTDDTIKIIDSEDCIEYCACENGYIVLEGTNYTIKSEVDIGEISFKTTGNITAGVDSGINLNVKEPDAQKDAIGSGMEVEVSEIDIDGNIGAYAKVVALKATVSGQTHKDSVIKADKLQINVHRGVAYGRNINISRLEHGEVDGDIVEISKAVGGNIRAKEIVIELCTSHVEATASRFIEIKKLQGSENTFTIDPVLKKSTQVDLGENHEKIEKLQKDVNNINLEIKKYTKIIKGNLATHNDVKKRLLHYKKSGVKMPSSFIKQYKQFIKMQEHLKKIKQEYDIKLDKLKLLTTQTASFQDNIFDARIINRDKWVGYNEIIFKLVDPPIELSHKPVEGSIDMIFAVVELVDGGFKIEAVKE